Proteins co-encoded in one Christiangramia fulva genomic window:
- a CDS encoding DNA cytosine methyltransferase: MREFVIDLFCGAGGTSAGIHLANGSSKVVLCVNHDLNAIESHRLNHPNAKHLTEDIRNPEVLFWLKLRVNALRKLYPGCIITIWASLECTNFSKAKGGQPRDADSRTLAEHLFMYLDAVDPDYLMIENVIEFMCWGPLDEKGKPLSRKRGKDYLKWVDQVRSYGYKFDWKELNSANYGAYTSRTRYFAQFAKKHLPISWPEQTHAKKIKKEQGLFQNLKPWKPVKEVLNLEHEGKSIFNRKKPLVENTLKRIYAGLVKFVANGDDSFIKKYYSGRPAGKVISINGPAGTITTIDGQSVVKCDFLLKYNSKNRNGHYKPPSMENPSPTVSTQGRLGIINTDFLQSYYGNGNSHSTEEPCPTVSTKDRFGKISTHFIDQQFGNSKPSGLDQPLGSITQNPKYAFVNAEKEPWLMDTSFNNKGKSIDEPAPTVLASRKHHYLMNPQFKNPGNPVNKPAPTVIARQDKKPLGLISCESGSGFIIPVYDEDCETMIKIKLFMAYYGIVDIKMRMLEVEELMRIQGFPEGYQLVGTKTDQKKFIGNSVEVTTAKALFEAHHEALEVYYEKQQLAA, from the coding sequence ATGAGAGAGTTTGTAATAGACCTATTCTGTGGAGCTGGCGGAACTTCAGCTGGAATCCATTTAGCAAACGGAAGTAGCAAGGTTGTTTTATGTGTCAACCATGATCTTAATGCTATTGAAAGCCACCGGTTAAATCATCCCAATGCAAAGCATTTGACCGAAGACATCCGAAACCCGGAGGTTTTATTCTGGTTAAAGCTTCGTGTGAATGCCCTCCGGAAATTATATCCCGGTTGTATCATTACAATTTGGGCAAGTCTGGAATGCACGAATTTCTCAAAGGCTAAAGGTGGCCAGCCAAGGGATGCCGATAGCCGAACCCTTGCAGAACATTTATTTATGTATCTGGATGCAGTAGATCCTGATTACTTAATGATTGAAAATGTGATTGAATTTATGTGCTGGGGTCCTCTTGATGAAAAAGGAAAACCTCTATCCAGAAAACGCGGTAAGGATTATTTAAAATGGGTAGATCAGGTTCGATCTTACGGATATAAATTCGATTGGAAGGAATTGAATTCTGCAAATTATGGGGCTTACACTTCACGAACCAGGTATTTCGCACAATTCGCGAAAAAGCACCTTCCTATATCATGGCCAGAACAAACTCATGCCAAGAAAATAAAGAAAGAGCAGGGACTGTTCCAAAACCTAAAGCCATGGAAACCTGTTAAGGAAGTTCTTAATCTGGAGCATGAAGGCAAATCTATTTTTAACCGGAAAAAGCCTTTAGTTGAAAATACGCTGAAGCGTATCTATGCCGGGCTTGTGAAGTTTGTGGCCAACGGTGATGATTCCTTTATAAAGAAATATTATTCAGGCAGACCGGCCGGGAAAGTGATTAGTATAAATGGCCCTGCCGGAACGATCACTACCATAGACGGCCAAAGTGTTGTAAAATGCGATTTTCTTTTGAAGTATAATTCAAAAAACAGGAATGGTCACTACAAACCACCATCAATGGAAAATCCTTCTCCAACTGTATCAACTCAGGGTCGACTTGGAATCATAAACACTGATTTTCTACAAAGCTATTACGGTAATGGTAATTCTCATTCTACTGAGGAACCATGCCCAACGGTCTCAACAAAAGATCGGTTTGGTAAAATATCAACTCATTTTATAGATCAGCAGTTCGGTAACTCCAAACCTTCAGGATTAGATCAGCCATTAGGATCTATTACTCAAAATCCAAAGTACGCATTCGTAAACGCAGAAAAGGAGCCATGGTTAATGGATACCAGTTTTAACAATAAAGGCAAATCGATTGATGAACCCGCACCGACTGTTTTAGCTAGTAGGAAACATCACTACCTGATGAATCCCCAATTTAAAAATCCTGGTAATCCTGTAAATAAACCAGCTCCAACGGTAATTGCGAGGCAGGATAAAAAGCCGCTTGGTTTGATTTCCTGTGAGTCAGGATCTGGATTTATCATTCCAGTTTATGATGAAGATTGCGAGACCATGATCAAGATAAAATTGTTCATGGCTTATTACGGCATCGTAGATATCAAAATGCGAATGCTGGAAGTAGAAGAACTCATGCGAATTCAGGGTTTCCCTGAAGGATATCAATTGGTAGGTACTAAGACAGATCAGAAGAAATTCATTGGGAATTCTGTAGAAGTAACTACTGCAAAAGCACTTTTCGAAGCTCATCATGAAGCTTTGGAAGTTTATTACGAAAAACAACAATTAGCAGCTTAA